CTTTTAACGgagaaaactagtttattcggAATAAACTCGGAATAAACCTccatatctttttcattttattttttttgtccCCAGCTTGCTTCCCGGGTTTTATGGTTTCTGTGTTCGATGCATGCACGAGGAAATCTGAGGTATTATAATCAGACTTAACTTAgcaatgatttttcaaaaagattatgCAAATATTCATGCATTGTGTGATGTAACACGACAACCTTTCGCCAAATTTTGTAATACGTAAAGCAATTCAGTTCATTCTGACGACACAACGCAGGCCGTAACGTTCATTCCATATAACCATGGACTCCTAGAGAGTCCATGGTTCTTTCTTGGACTCTTAGAGAGTCCATGATCTAACCTGAAATTTTTCCTAACCTGGTAACAAAAATTAGATGGTACGGTAGATATTACCTCAAAGGTTGGCATGAGAAAGATCatggaaaattttaaaaagtcatataaaataaagaaatggAAATGGTTTTCAGAAAACCAAAACGAAATAAAACTCATAGAAAAGACGTTGAATAAAATCTAAACGTAAAATCTTAGAAACCCTTTGTGATTAATGGAATTAATGGATTTCGTGGGATTCGCGTTAACTGTTCTTGTTTATTCTGCCCATAGTTTCTGAAAAATGGCGGAAATTAACTTGTTTGTGGAAATCTAATTTCaatcaacattttttttcttgtgcGGAGTGGTTTCGTGACCGATTTATCGAGGTTCGTTAACATTCAGTCACTGAAACCGACTCGACCTGAGAGCTCGGTAAACAGCGATTCGAAGATCCAATATTGCTTTCGCCAGTAGCATCCAGCGTCACTTAACAGGCCGGAATGATAGAAGTCGGACGCGATGCAGACAGACGGTGTTCCGAACGACACATCCGCTGAAAACAACTCACGAATCGACGGCTTCTTGAGCTACGGTCCGACCTTAGTTCAGGTATTTCCCGTTCACCCATCGAGCGAATTGTCGGCACAGTTATTCATGTACAGTTTCGGCGTAGTCTTTACGTTCGGTTTGACCGGTAACGTGCTGTCATTCGGAGTTATGTGGACTCGTCGAATGAGGAGGAAATCATATTCGTTATATCTGGCGACGTTAGCCTGTTACGACACTGGATTCTTATGTATTAATTTACTAGCTTGGATAAACGTCGTAAGCTTTCGTACTGTTGGGCACATCGTCATAATTTTGGATAACATATCCAAATGTATCGCTGTTGAGTTTATTCACGATATCTGTTTTCAGGGCAGTTCGTGGGCTATAGTTATAATCACATTAGAAAGGTTAGTCATCGTTAGTTCGCCGTTACGCGGTCGCCAGTTCTGCACGAGGAAAGCTGGGCGCATCATCACCTTGCTTCTCATTTTCGGAAGCGTAGTAAACTCGACATACACGTCCTTAGTAACCAGTTATCGCGACGACATCGGCTGTTATCACAAGTtgcaaatttacaaaataatcgaCTGGCTTTATCAGATAACGTTCTTCGTCTATTTACCGCTGATACTCGTGTTCGTAATAAACACATCGCTTATCATTTTGATGTGTCGCAGCGCAAATCTCGGACAAGGAGGCGATAAAAATGCCAAGACCCGCAAAGTCACAGTCACAATGCTGACGGTATCGTGCGCGTTCCTCGTATTTCTTCTTCCGATGAGCATCACCGGGGTTCTCGGCGCGTTTTGGCCGGACGACGAAAACGTGCTGGCAGCCTACGACTGGATTCGTAGTTTTCTAGCCATCAACAACGGTATCAATTTCTACCTGTACGTGTTGACCGGTGCCGAAATTCGACTGGCTGTCAGGGAGATGTTTAGAAGTTGTTGTTTCGGCGACGTTGGAGCCTCTTCTACCGTTCCGGCATCAACTTTCACCGATTAACGCGTTATTGTGCAGTTATTTTGATCGAGAAGTTATCTTACCTTTAGATGAGCCCTGAAAAATAGTTACTGACTTGTTGTAGGGAATGGTTATTCTACACGAAGGTGACTTGTCGAAAGCTACCGAAATGAATGTATGTAGTGAACATGGTGTATAATTGAAACAACAGAAGCTAAATTCCTGTAGAGTTTTCATATTTATGTGttgtaaatataaaacaaagcaaataatttaaattttgtaACTAGTCAATCTATTTGCATTGAGGCATCGATTTAACGTTCTCTTGATACATTGGAAAATACgatcaaaatatattcaatcaataaaactGCAGAcgatatagaaaaaaagaatcaacCTTTCTTATCCAAATAACtgatattgtaatatatggcaTCCAATTTAGAAAATGGATGCTTTCTGCCAGACACCAATTTAAGCTAAATTTGCATCCATTTGCATCTACATTCACCTTTGAACACACTCGCTGGCATCGCGCTCCATACAAGCTTAAAAAAACATGCATAATTTACCATTCTTCATGAACTCACTGAATAAGCTTTTGCCTGACCATTCCGAAAATTGATTGAACAGCCACAGAGAGGCCGAGAACTTTTCTAAACCTTTTTCTTTGCCGATCatcttttttagatttcaatacACATACTTTCGTGATGGTTTACATTTGCATGTTGGGCAGCCATTTTAACCAGGACCATATCCATTACAGCAATAGATTTCGCAAGCTTGGCCGCATTCGTCAACTGAGAAAAAGCATATTTTGCCTTCTTAGTTTCCAAAGAGAGACGCCACACCATTTATTCTTCATTATTTGTATGACACAGCCTCATAGATGTTCAGATAAATCTAACATATCGTATCtcgaatatatttcaaaacattttgaacAAGTAACGCAGAAACTTTCTTAATTTGCATTCACATGTAGGGCAACCCTATTAATCTAGAACATTCCTGTACGGACAGAATATTTGACAAACTGGCCCACGTGAGTTTGTATTATAGCCGGAAGTGAGATGCTCTCTGTAAATGGTTCGTCAATCTCATCTCCCTGCATATCGTACGACGGATGACTGAGAGTTAATTTCCACAGTTAGAATTATATAATACCAATTTTCCGTTTTGGTGCCCTGGCCAAAACTACGAAACATgtcaattttctctaaaaatgCAGAATTATGTTTTTGTGGGGAGCACCAAAACGGCTTTCAAGACAAAATCAGGTTGtttatttcgttttggcgttctggcgttatCACTTTCATTCTATCGGTATTGATAATTAGTTTCCATAATCACAATAACTGAACGTTACATCAAGCATTGTACTGCAGACTAGCTTAACTTTCAGTTAGCAACAGAAGCCGGTTGCGTACGGGGCTTAGACCTTGACCGGCCCAGggccaacttagttctatagcctatctaacaacttaagacctcGCGTTCTTACGATATAAGTCGACGTAACTGGATATTTTCTAACAGATAACCGACTGTGGACAAAAAATTATTCTGCACCACGCAATGCTTATACAGTTCCCTCATTGGTAATCTAAACGGCGTATTTAATTGGTGAAGCTTGAAACTCTAAAATAGCCTGGAGCATCGTCAGCTGATGTATTCTATTTCTTGTCACACAGTCGTGCGCGCAACGCAGTATTTTGACTCGAGAGTTAGGTCGCTCATTGATAACACTGTCAATACTTGCGAGAAAAACGCCAAACACCGATGTTTTCGGTTTGCATGAAGAGCGATTTATGGATTTGGAAGCTTAAAGTACGTAGTTTGCTGTGTACAGACTGACATGATGTCTTGTTGCCTTTCACACTCAAATTCCAACTCCATATCTACTAATTAGCCTGGATATTAGACTGTAGAGTCCTGCTTTCGATTATCACCCAAGTTGTTCAAGCCGAAATAAATGTTGGTGAATGAGACATCAAAGGGTTTCCGATGCCCGATCATTGAAAACCAAGTTTATAAGCAGTACTGGAGAGTATACGGTATCCTGGCTACCAGTGTGATAGGTGTATTCCTGAACATGTTTGGCATCttcgtttttcgaaaaattacCGAAAGTGGGCAAGCCATCTACTTACTGACCGTATTATCGATAGCTGATATTATATATCTGGTAAATATATCCTTGCATATTCCAATTCGTAAACTTGTTTTCCAAGCTTTTTACGGAGACGAAGTCTTTCGTCGAAAAGAATACGGAGTATTTCCAATGTGGCTCTGGATCAGCATCGCCTCTTACAAGTCAACGGTAACAATACGTAATTGGATTGTCGTTTTATCCGCTGTTGTTCGGTGTCTGCATATTTTCTTTCCCCTGTGGTCTCGACGAGTTGTCGATAGAAAACtagtaaatataaatatagcaGTAATTTTCATTGTATCGATAGTTATTTACATTCCCCGTTATTTCGGGATTAGTATCGTCCTTTACACGTGTCCGGGAGCTCCATTGTTGAGTCGTCCTAGTTATCCTGTAATCAAGAAAGACAAAGCGATGGATCTGAGTTCGACGTGGATCTATTTAGTCGTAACGGTAAGCTCACCGATTGTAATTCTCCTATTAGCCAATATGGTACTAATATGGTCCATAAGTCGTAGCAGGACACGTCGAAAATCCATCACGGCATCGCGGTCAAATTCGGATACGAAGGCGACTCAACTGGTATTCATAGCGACAATTGTCTATCTGGTCTGCGAGTCAGCAACTGTCGTGTCAAGGATATTCAACTATTTCGTCGACAACGAAGTCTCCGATCTATTGAAGAAACTATTCGATGTTTTAGACTACTTAACTCCTGTCGATTCGGCtgttaatttcatcatttatatGATCGCCAGTAAAACTTTCAGACAAGCCACGTATAGATTATTAATCGTCTAATTAATGTCTTAATTGATACCAGTTAGAAATCTATACTGTCGATGCTGGGCCTGTAGAGCATAATGCAATAAGATATTGTAATATGATACCTGATCTATTCTATTTTATTCACAGAAATTATTCCTAAGATGTGTTgcaaaattccaatagatggcgattaTGTTGTAGGAAATATACCAATAATCttattctttttattcttgcttcaaatatttcaagatagattcaaatatttcattattctcaGAAAGACCTGGGCGTATTTCAGAATCAtaatcatcttttaaatccaatttcaattcaatccaatcCAGGGATAGATACTGATATGAGAGTAAGGAACGCGTGTTCCCGTCCGTTCCCGTTCCAGTGCCTGTCTTTGAAAAACGAACGACAAACAAATTTCGGGCCCGTTATTCCCACCCATGAACTAATAAATCAACAGAATGTACGCGACTCTGAAATATCACTCAAAAATTGATGGCGATAATGTTAACCGGCATGAGTTAAGatacaatttttatatcataaaATCCCACGCTTAGACCGGAAAAGAGCGAATGCGAGTCACGTGACTAGCGTTGGCCCGACGATCGCGGGAAGAGTTGCTGCAACGAGGCGCGCGAATAGCAACTGACAATGAAATACATAACTCACTCTTCCCCCACTGCTAGTAGACGGTTTTCTCTTACAGAGCAGATTAACGCACGGATTAACGGGGATTAACGATAATCATCAACCCGGATTAATCGATTATGAGGTGAGCTATAATGATTATTACCCAGCAGTCGTCGGTCAGAATTTGACTCTCGATCAGAAAAGTTAAAACTTAAACAGTTTCGACTCAAAAAAGTCAGATTGCACTCGCAACTGAGTTGGACCTGCTATTGTTAACATCCATCAAAATTATGCATCAAATAAGAAAAGTTTGTTTATAGGCATAATTTGTTAGAGTTTCAAGTGATTGAAGTTCTGGTAGTAACGTGTGTAGGCCGGcggatggggggggggggagggttTGGGGCGGCGTTAAACAGTTTCTCAAATGAAATTTGTCCCGTCTAATGTAAAACCTTGACCTAAACCACATTTTCCACCATATATTTCGTAGTCACTGAAAGTTACATAaagcatttgtttcatattGTTTCTTACTCGTTTATTgttgagaaaataaaaatgaaaatacagagGAACGAAAGATAAagcaaatttctttttttaggcccaacagttttcaatttttaccAAGAGCAAACCCTCGAATCTTGTCTTCCCAGAATCGAAGGAAATCATGAACTATTCTGACAAATCGTGTAGTGCGTTGATGAAGTTTCGACGAATACAACTTTCACTTTCAACGCTCTTTACGCAGCGTACACGGTCACATGATCACGCGCGAACCACGTGATCAAAACAAACTTGGCCTTTCTTCGTTCGTCAAGGTCGATGGTTTGTGAAGAGTGCGAGTCCATTTAGTTGACAGTTGGTGACCGGAAATAAAAATGCATTTTCTTTCGTAATAGTTTTTCCGAGAATTTTGTTCGatgattgattattattttgtacGTAAGTGTCGCTGGTCAGTCGATGACCTTGACCCGAGCGGCCAACACCAGGTACTGTTCTCGTCTGCGCGGCCGAATTCCTCGCGCACCTGCATCATCAATCAGATACAATGATTACATCGATATGGGTTTCTGCTATCCTGTAACAGGTTGAACTCGCATCGGTGGAGACAAACACCGTGTAAATCACTGATTACCTTCCCCCTATCCCCTCCCCTCAACACCCCTTCCACCCTCACAGAGCTTCTGTGGATTATCAACTGATAAGTCTGATGAACTCTTATCTTATACGTGTATCTTTCACGTACGGGATGCATTTGTAAACTTGTCGAAATCAGCATCATCAGCAGCTTCAATATCATCGATGTCGCTCCTTAACTTTCTGTCCATACCACCAAGAAGTATTTACCCCCAGCTCCAGGTAGGCCGTAGGCAATTCGCGCTTGCTGTTTGTTTCTCcctttgtttgtttgttacgTGAAATTTACTTACAGCTTAACGAACAACTAACAACGGATCTAAGATTCTAAATTCAAATCACCGTAACTGCCAGtgtaaattcaatgaaattatatttgtcaCGGAAACGTCGATTAGTCGACTACGGTTTACGATTCGATATAAGTTTacgatgaatgaattttattctgAAAACTGCGCGAACCTACTCGTAAAAACCTCGTATAATATTTATGTCTGGAATTGAGTCATATTTTTGATGGGGAATCGAGAGGGAATATTCGTATCAGGTTCAACGTCTGTCGATGATAAAACTGAGTTATGTTTGAACAAGACAACATGTGTTCAGCGCTGAACCGGTTCAGATGTGAGATTGACTTTTAGTAATTGCCTGTCTAAACGAAGACTATTTCGTTTCTTCTCTTCTCTTCACATCTCAACTTAGAACCATCATTCAGACTCTAAATACAACTAATACAAACAGTTTTTACGCACAGCAAAATATGCGTTATCGGAATATAGTTCAACAGTTTAAGTTTTCTGGACcaaagttccacagttgttggtCCGTGAACCcctggttccacagtcgtAGTTTTCTGGACTCAGGTTCCACATTTATTGTTCCGTGAACCCAAAGTTCCGAAGATACTGTTCTGTAaaccccagttccacagttgtgggtcTCTGGGTctgagttccacagttgaatgtgggtttgatttgctcaaggaaacattccGGACTTATCTTTACTTTCTTAGTCTTAgatctttttataatatcggAACAACACGGATTCAGCGTGTCCCAACAATGTTGGTTAGACTGGTTGTAGGGGTTTGGAAGGTAGCCATTTTCTTTAGGGTTTATTTTATAGTTTGAAGAGTTGCCCTGGAACGATAGCGAAAAGAATGTCTTCGATGTTGTCAAGGTCGTCGATGCTGGAAAGGTGCCCTTTTAACAGACCTGCATAAATAATCCGTTTTATCACTATACTTTTCTCTGTACCTAAGTTTGAGCCCATCTAAAATTGCCCAAGATGTTTCCCATTGCAATCCCTATACCGACATTGAGTAGAGGCCAGGTGAGATAGTGTTGAGTTATGAGTGATTTGGGTTATATGAATAGACCTCGGGTTACAATCAATGTTTGTCAAATAGCTGTAGGTAAAATATTGCTGCCGAGCTTGATAAACACATTAAGCAGGGATCGAAATGCTTAAGCTACAAGAGCTAAGCTAATATCAAGGCGGGACACGCAGGTGAAGGCGCTGCGCTAGTGCCCGGTACAACGGCTTCATACCACCACAGAACCCACACACCGTTCACcctgtcatcatcatcatccacaacgatttcattgaaaaccgCAACAACATTCATAGAAATCACAGACGCGTCATCTGTGAACCTTACATAACACTCGATCTCAACTTCTGTTTGTGTTCGACCTGTTTGTCAAGAACCGGACCCTGATCCACAGTGTTATCAGTTGAActtagttcatttttgatcTCAATAATGGGTCCTggcaactgtggaattgtggGGCTGAGTCCTagtaactgtggaacgggATCCTTAAAATTACAACACTCAGTGTTagctaattttcaataaagagCAAGAGTAAAATTCCGAGTTCTACAATATTTGGTTAAATGTGTATCATCAGATGGTTTAGTTCTTTTTCAAGGTTAAATCTTTACTGactaactgttgaactgggtcctgagctGTGGAATTGGACAGTGGTTGGACGCAATAAGTAATTTGCAGTTTTCCAGATCCCcatatttatgatattgttattatttttggCAACTGACCAAGTGTGATGGTCAAACAAATTACGACGTCACAACTACAGTCTCTATGAGTCAGTCTACTTTCATTTCGCAGTGGTATTTCAGCATGATGACCACTTCGAAAGTGAAGTAAATGTACGTACATGCAGTCTCTGTAGAAGCAATATTGTAGAAAATTCAAGTTTAGATTGTGAGGAGGTTTTTTCTCACCAACATTTTGCAAAAGCTTCCAAACAGAAGctgtcaaaaatatttcactaaTAATCTATCTAACacctcctctcccctctctcccttctcCCTAACATCTATCATGATTAATGTAACAATGAGAGTTGCTCGGCCGTACTTGCTGTTTCTAAACatcttaaatatttttaaaaacaaaaataaaccgTCCTGTAACAAacttgttattttcattgtttgccgagtttgaattcaaatacaaCTGTTACGTTATTAAGGTTAACGGTTTGTTTCACGCTATCAAATGCAAAAATTTCTTCACaacttcaaatattttacaaattaCTGCGCAAATTTTCAAGTGCAACTTCAGATTATTACGACTCAATTCCTCGAACAAATGTGCACATTTAAACTCTTGGAGTCAAAATTAACTGCAAGTTTGGTAACTTTAGCCTGATTTTGGGTCCGAAACCCAGTTCAGTCCAGAAATTACATATCACGAAACCAGGCTGTTGCTCTTTACCTGACCTTGGATAAAACATATTTCCGCTCCCACTGGTCGATATTTCAGCTGTATATATCATATTGTTATTGTTTGTTTATAAATGTGGCTACCAGCATTTTTATAAGCCCGATACCTGGCGATCAGAACCGCTATAAAAATATCATCGAATCGAAAAAGAATTCGAAATCGGTGTGAGAATATATACCAGATGTGGACGACATATCAGAGAGGGGTTGAGTGAGCTGGAATGAGCCGTGAGCTCGGCGTTAAAAAACCAGTTCAACAGATCACATTCTTCACAATCAATTAGTCAGGAGTGTTACTGCACTTTATATCGTTATCATATCATTTCTAGGATCTAGTTTTCAACAGTTATCAGGTTCAAATAACGGTTGCTATACGTTGGTCCTGGAGAAAAGTTAGACCCACgtaacagtggaactggattcggACTTGTAGATTATACccggatccagagtcaaaatAAACCCGCAAAACTGTCAAATTGAAtttacacaactgtggaactgggctcaGAGTCAGAATAAACTGGGGCCTGGTTTTTAATTGAGATTCTCCATGTTCCATAAAGTGATATATTTATACGCCAGTCAGTATAGAATGATTATTAATGACGTCACCCGTGATGGTGTCGGATGTATCTGTGTCTCGTTTTATTGACTTGAAGTCTTTCGATCAAATAGACTCAGTCGGTTTAACCTTCACATAGATTAACATTCAGTCAATAATCCGATATGAAGTAAGAAACTGATTCAAAATACACTTGAaaaaattgcctcgtcttGAGACCCACAAGTCACGGAGTCCGGAGTCAATTGTCGAACTCAGATCCAAGATCCGGTTCCACAAGTTCTGATTTTGAGTTATTTCGGTATTAGAATCAGTTGCATTATCCTGTAGAGTCAGATTGCATCAAAGAATATATAGAATGTTTCCAGGACCTTGTTCCGCTGTTTTGAACCCAGTTCGACAGTTcagtatccagttccacagtaacaGATACAGTTCCACATTAATCAGATGCAATTCCACGgttttcgtttatatttgattcatattttgttcattttcgatgttttcaaAGTCTAAACCCTACAAAGTCGGTTTTTAACCGAGacccgtggaactgggtttagGATTCAggaataaaaatcatattttgaaagGAGTGTCATGTAATATGGTAATGGATTGATTGCGTCCTCgtaatgaagaaaaaacatcTTATGTTCAACTTGTCGAGCGAAGTCATCGGCACTTTTTCTAATCATTCAACCAGCTACAGTTCAATGACTTGTACGTTGACAGCGGCAAAGACCAGACACTACACTCAAACCGTCTCGACTTTCACAAAAACCATCAAAACCCTTTCCTACTTCACTTGATTTTGACATATctattatttttcattgactACTCGATAAACTGCAACATTAGCACATTCTCCTCTCAATTACTGACAATTCAAAACCACTTTACACTCAGTGTAAGACGCTCAGACTACGTATCTACGCATAATATGTGTTTAGAGTAACATGACTTGTTAACGCAGAAATGAGTGCGCGTCTCGATTAAATTCGATCTTAGTTTGATATCATAACAGTTTTTTGAAGGGTGTATAACA
This Tubulanus polymorphus chromosome 7, tnTubPoly1.2, whole genome shotgun sequence DNA region includes the following protein-coding sequences:
- the LOC141909239 gene encoding uncharacterized protein LOC141909239 produces the protein MQTDGVPNDTSAENNSRIDGFLSYGPTLVQVFPVHPSSELSAQLFMYSFGVVFTFGLTGNVLSFGVMWTRRMRRKSYSLYLATLACYDTGFLCINLLAWINVGSSWAIVIITLERLVIVSSPLRGRQFCTRKAGRIITLLLIFGSVVNSTYTSLVTSYRDDIGCYHKLQIYKIIDWLYQITFFVYLPLILVFVINTSLIILMCRSANLGQGGDKNAKTRKVTVTMLTVSCAFLVFLLPMSITGVLGAFWPDDENVLAAYDWIRSFLAINNGINFYLYVLTGAEIRLAVREMFRSCCFGDVGASSTVPASTFTD